Proteins encoded within one genomic window of Humulus lupulus chromosome 1, drHumLupu1.1, whole genome shotgun sequence:
- the LOC133806931 gene encoding origin of replication complex subunit 2, with amino-acid sequence MDINEVDDDDEFGFSRNYFLAKEFKGSTKKSNHKLSDIDLVEEQELRTAVANIEPKHEKEVEEVVRSYKTLYQRWVFKLRCGFNLLMYGFGSKKALIEDFASTALTEHSVFVINGYLQSINIKQVLIALAEVMWDQLKAKRKNSSGNLSRGAQQPFNSRSIDDLLEFLDEPQMEEKESFICIIVHNIDGPGLRDSETQQILARLASCSSIRIVSSIDHVNTPLLWDKKMVHTQFNWCWYHVPTFAPYKVEGMFFPLILANGNTGQSAKTAALVLQSLTPNAQSVFRVLAEYQLSHPDEEGMPVDNLYSTCRERFLASNQVTLNSHLTEFKDHELVKTRRHSDGQDCLYIPLTAEALEKLLLEIS; translated from the exons ATGGACATCAATGAagtcgatgatgatgatgagttcGGATTCTCAAGAAACTACTTTCTGGCAAAGGAGTTCAAGGGTTCCACGAAAAAATCGAATCATAAGCTCTCAGACATCGATCTTGTTGAGGAACAG GAACTCAGAACTGCAGTGGCTAACATTGAGCCCAAACATGAGAAAGAGGTTGAGGAAGTAGTGAGAAGCTATAAGACATTGTACCAGAGATGGGTTTTCAAGCTTAG GTGTGGATTTAACCTTCTAATGTATGGATTTGGATCTAAGAAAGCCTTGATTGAAGATTTTGCTTCGACTGCATTGACCGAACATTCTGTATTTGTAATCAACGGCTATCTTCAGTCAATAAATATAAAACAG GTCTTGATAGCCTTGGCTGAAGTTATGTGGGATCAGTTGAAGGCCAAACGAAAGAATTCTTCAGGTAATTTGTCAAGAGGAGCTCAGCAGCCTTTTAATTCTAGATCCATAGATGATCTtcttgagtttttggatgaaCCACAAATGGAGGAGAAGGAAAGTTTTATATGCATCATCGTTCACAATATTGATGGGCCTGGATTAAGAGACTCTGAAACTCAACAAATTCTTGCACGCTTAGCTTCTTGTTCCAGTATCCGTATTGTTTCCTCCATTGACCATGTGAATACACCTCTTT TGTGGGACAAGAAGATGGTTCACACGCAGTTCAACTGGTGCTGGTACCATGTTCCTACTTTCGCACCATACAAGGTTGAAGGAATGTTTTTCCCTCTGATTCTGGCAAATGGAAATACTGGTCAGAGTGCCAAAACAGCTGCACTAGTTTTGCAAAGTTTGACACCCAATGCTCAGAGTGTTTTCAGAGTTCTTGCAGAGTATCAGCTGTCTCATCCTGACGAAGAAG GGATGCCGGTTGATAATTTGTATAGTACATGTCGGGAACGCTTCCTGGCAAGTAACCAAGTTACTCTTAACTCCCATTTGACAGAATTCAAAGATCATGAGTTGGTCAAGACTAGACGGCATTCTGATGGGCAGGACTGTTTGTATATCCCTCTCACTGCAGAAGCACTGGAAAAACTTCTACTCGAGATAAGTTAG